In Vitis riparia cultivar Riparia Gloire de Montpellier isolate 1030 chromosome 19, EGFV_Vit.rip_1.0, whole genome shotgun sequence, the following proteins share a genomic window:
- the LOC117908676 gene encoding squamosa promoter-binding-like protein 3, translated as MESKSSTTPKALETKFAFKEKVAPKQETGAIDFDFEEEEDDDDDYPYGGRALFKDDDGINKKKKTVAAVSGSRSGGGGVGSPCCQAEKCGADLTDAKRYHRRHKVCEVHAKAAVAEVAGLRQRFCQQCSRFHELSEFDEAKRSCRRRLAGHNERRRKGASESQNAEGSGGKEKENQCRQAEERAAGRVEINLPGTSSYKHFQIR; from the exons ATGGAATCCAAGTCTTCTACCACCCCAAAAGCCCTGGAAACCAAGTTTGCTTTCAAAGAAAAAGTTGCGCCAAAGCAAGAGACTGGTGCAATTGACTTTGactttgaagaagaagaagatgatgatgatgattaccCTTATGGTGGTAGGGCGCTGTTTAAGGATGATGATGGTAttaacaagaagaagaaaacggTGGCTGCTGTGTCAGGTAGCCggagtggtggtggtggggtgGGGTCGCCCTGCTGCCAGGCGGAGAAGTGTGGGGCTGACTTGACTGATGCCAAGCGGTATCATCGACGGCATAAGGTCTGTGAGGTTCATGCCAAGGCAGCGGTGGCTGAGGTGGCCGGGCTCCGGCAGCGGTTTTGCCAGCAATGCAGCAG GTTCCATGAGTTGTCTGAGTTTGATGAAGCCAAGAGGAGTTGCCGGAGGCGGTTGGCCGGCCACAATGAGCGGCGGAGGAAGGGTGCATCGGAGTCTCAGAATGCAGAAGGGTCAGGCgggaaagagaaggaaaatcaGTGCAGGCAAGCCGAGGAAAGAGCTGCGGGCAGAGTTGAGATCAACCTCCCTGGAACCTCTTCTTATAAGCATTTCCAGAtcagatga